In Nostoc sp. GT001, a genomic segment contains:
- a CDS encoding HAD family hydrolase codes for MNIMNTVYVSDLDGTLLGDNAILSLLSKKVLHELLHQGLQFTVASARSVVSMQMMLKGLNLTLPIIEFNGAFISDLDSGRHEIINSICPSVVESIYKLILEFGCVPFVSSFNGREDCAYYKDVINDGMRWYLNDRLTSKDRRWRTIEDLMHSFGDQVVCLTVIGHAQQLLELQGAIIQKHGTTVETHLIENQYSPGWYWLTIHDCKATKDQAIRTLVENYGLQESEIVVFGDQINDIKMFKIADRAIAVANADAELKRYSSLVIGLNTEDSVVKYIRQDWSNKCAMKSDSDIR; via the coding sequence ATGAACATTATGAACACTGTCTATGTTTCAGATTTAGACGGTACATTGCTTGGAGATAATGCAATTCTTTCTTTGTTAAGCAAGAAAGTCCTTCACGAACTCTTGCATCAAGGATTACAGTTTACTGTGGCTAGTGCGCGTAGCGTTGTTTCTATGCAAATGATGCTGAAAGGTTTGAATCTTACTCTACCGATTATCGAATTTAATGGTGCTTTTATTTCTGATTTGGATTCTGGCAGACATGAAATCATTAACTCTATTTGTCCTTCTGTAGTTGAAAGTATCTACAAACTTATCCTAGAGTTCGGCTGTGTTCCGTTTGTATCTAGTTTTAATGGCAGAGAAGATTGTGCTTACTATAAAGATGTAATTAACGACGGTATGCGATGGTATCTTAACGATCGCCTAACAAGCAAAGACCGAAGATGGCGAACAATTGAAGATTTGATGCATTCTTTTGGCGATCAAGTTGTTTGTCTGACCGTGATTGGGCACGCACAACAACTGCTCGAACTTCAAGGTGCGATTATTCAAAAACATGGAACTACCGTAGAGACACACTTGATCGAGAACCAATACTCTCCGGGGTGGTACTGGTTAACAATTCATGACTGCAAAGCTACTAAAGACCAAGCTATTCGGACTCTGGTAGAGAATTATGGGTTACAGGAAAGTGAGATTGTGGTCTTTGGAGATCAAATTAATGACATCAAAATGTTCAAAATTGCTGATCGTGCCATTGCAGTTGCTAACGCAGATGCCGAACTCAAGCGTTACTCGTCATTGGTAATTGGCTTAAATACAGAAGACAGCGTGGTTAAATACATTCGTCAGGATTGGTCGAACAAATGTGCTATGAAATCGGACTCTGACATACGCTAG
- a CDS encoding M14 family metallopeptidase has translation MPDVRFDKYYRYEDLTRILHSYAKEFPQLVRIESIGKSYEGRDIWVLTVSNFATGVHQEKPALWVDGNIHATELAPSSVCLYLLQTLVTAYGTHPEITRCLDTRTFYICPRVNPDGAELALADKPKFIRSSTRPYPHDEEGNDGLVMEDIDGDGRILLMRIPDDNGAWKVCPTEPRLLVRREPTETGGQYYRVLPEGNIENYDGVQIKIQPSKEGLDLNRNFPFLWRQESEQFGSGLYPTSETEVRSLVQFITTHPNITGAIAFHTFSGVFIRPYTHLSDDEFPVNDLRTYQRIGAKGTELTQYPAISAFHDFRYDPKDIITGTFDDWAYEYQGLFAWTVEVWSPQRQAGINDYKYIDWQREHSIEDDLKLLRWSDEKLAGKGYIDWYPFEHPQLGQIELGGWDTMYAWANPPSQFLEKEIALFPEWLVWHLLISPRLEIYEASIHSLGDDTYRVQLVVHNTGWLPTNVTQKALEKKLVRGCICEIELPPGGTLVTGKPREELGQLEGRAYKPSTPIRRHSDPTKDRAKVEWVVRAPHGSTVKLLARHQRAGVVRTELTFPEF, from the coding sequence ATGCCAGATGTTCGGTTTGATAAATACTATCGTTATGAAGACCTGACACGCATTCTACACAGTTATGCGAAGGAATTTCCCCAACTAGTACGCATAGAAAGCATTGGCAAAAGTTACGAAGGACGTGACATCTGGGTATTAACAGTTAGCAACTTTGCCACTGGCGTACATCAAGAAAAACCTGCCCTCTGGGTTGATGGCAACATTCACGCCACTGAATTAGCACCGTCAAGTGTTTGTTTATACCTATTGCAAACATTAGTGACAGCTTACGGTACTCACCCAGAAATTACCCGTTGTTTGGATACCCGCACCTTCTACATTTGTCCCCGTGTTAATCCTGATGGCGCGGAGTTGGCATTGGCTGACAAACCGAAATTTATTCGCTCCAGTACTCGCCCTTATCCCCATGATGAAGAAGGCAATGACGGGTTAGTGATGGAAGATATCGATGGCGATGGTCGGATTTTACTGATGCGAATCCCCGATGACAATGGGGCTTGGAAAGTCTGTCCTACTGAACCTCGGCTGCTGGTGCGACGCGAACCAACAGAAACAGGTGGTCAATATTATCGCGTACTACCAGAAGGAAATATCGAAAATTACGACGGAGTTCAGATTAAAATTCAGCCTTCTAAAGAAGGACTAGATTTAAACCGGAATTTTCCATTTTTGTGGCGGCAAGAATCTGAGCAATTTGGATCTGGCCTCTATCCTACATCTGAAACAGAAGTGCGATCGCTAGTTCAATTTATCACTACACATCCTAATATTACAGGAGCGATCGCCTTTCACACCTTTAGCGGTGTTTTCATTCGTCCCTACACCCACCTCAGCGATGACGAATTCCCCGTCAATGATCTCCGCACTTATCAACGCATTGGTGCAAAAGGTACTGAACTTACTCAATACCCAGCCATCTCTGCCTTTCATGATTTCCGCTATGACCCCAAAGATATAATTACAGGTACATTCGACGACTGGGCTTATGAATATCAAGGTCTATTTGCCTGGACAGTAGAAGTCTGGAGTCCGCAGCGCCAAGCTGGAATTAATGATTATAAATACATCGATTGGCAGCGAGAACACTCTATAGAAGATGACCTGAAATTGCTGCGTTGGAGCGATGAAAAACTTGCAGGTAAGGGCTACATAGATTGGTATCCCTTCGAGCATCCCCAACTCGGACAGATTGAACTAGGCGGCTGGGATACGATGTACGCTTGGGCAAATCCACCCTCTCAGTTTCTGGAGAAAGAAATAGCCCTCTTCCCAGAATGGCTGGTTTGGCATCTATTAATATCTCCGCGTTTAGAGATTTACGAAGCCAGTATCCACAGCTTGGGTGATGATACTTATCGGGTGCAATTGGTTGTGCATAATACAGGCTGGTTGCCCACCAATGTCACCCAAAAAGCTTTAGAAAAAAAGTTGGTGCGGGGCTGTATCTGTGAAATTGAACTGCCTCCTGGGGGAACTTTGGTAACGGGTAAGCCCCGTGAAGAGTTAGGTCAATTAGAAGGACGAGCCTACAAGCCTTCAACTCCCATTAGACGGCACAGCGATCCTACCAAGGATCGGGCGAAGGTGGAATGGGTAGTGCGTGCGCCTCATGGTAGCACGGTTAAACTGCTAGCTCGTCATCAGCGTGCTGGAGTTGTTCGCACTGAATTGACATTCCCAGAATTTTGA
- a CDS encoding GNAT family N-acetyltransferase has protein sequence MSKSIWDGILHDPRLYYIVADVDNQLVATCNLTIVPNLTRGTRPYGIIENVVTHLDFRQQGLGTQVLHYALALAWQQQCYKVMLLSGSKNEETLHFYEKAGFKRGLKTGFVALPPEEL, from the coding sequence ATGTCAAAATCTATCTGGGATGGAATTTTACATGATCCCCGGTTGTATTACATAGTGGCTGATGTTGATAACCAGCTAGTAGCAACATGCAACTTAACTATTGTTCCCAACTTAACGCGTGGTACACGTCCATACGGCATTATTGAAAATGTTGTCACCCATCTCGATTTTCGACAACAAGGATTAGGTACACAAGTGCTACATTATGCCCTAGCTTTAGCATGGCAGCAACAGTGCTATAAAGTGATGCTTCTAAGTGGCTCAAAAAACGAGGAGACGTTGCACTTCTATGAAAAAGCAGGATTCAAGCGTGGACTAAAAACCGGATTTGTTGCCCTACCTCCAGAGGAATTGTGA
- a CDS encoding class I SAM-dependent methyltransferase has product MPKQSIGLDNQLYNYLLSVSLREPEILEKLRQQTANHPRSGMQISPEQGQFMSLLVQLIGAKKTLEVGVFTGYSSLSVALALPADGKIIACDVSEEFTAIARRYWQEAGVADKIDLRLAPALETLDRLLATGQAETFDFAFIDADKENYDGYYERSLQLVRPGGLIAIDNVLWSGQVADEQNQDESTQAIRALNEKLHHDERVTLSLVPIADGLTLAIKRP; this is encoded by the coding sequence ATGCCAAAACAGTCTATAGGTCTTGATAACCAACTCTACAATTATCTTTTATCTGTTTCGCTGCGAGAACCAGAAATTCTCGAAAAGTTGCGCCAACAAACCGCCAATCATCCCCGGAGTGGAATGCAGATTTCACCAGAACAAGGGCAGTTTATGAGCCTTCTGGTGCAGTTAATTGGAGCGAAGAAAACCCTAGAAGTTGGAGTGTTTACGGGTTATAGCTCACTTTCTGTAGCTTTGGCACTACCAGCTGATGGGAAAATTATCGCTTGTGATGTGAGTGAAGAATTTACTGCGATCGCTCGGCGGTATTGGCAAGAAGCTGGGGTTGCTGATAAAATCGATCTCCGATTAGCACCAGCTTTGGAAACTTTAGATCGGCTATTGGCAACTGGGCAAGCCGAAACTTTTGATTTTGCCTTTATTGATGCTGATAAAGAAAATTATGATGGATATTATGAGCGATCGCTGCAATTAGTTCGTCCAGGTGGATTGATTGCGATCGATAATGTTTTATGGTCTGGACAAGTAGCTGATGAGCAAAATCAAGATGAAAGCACCCAAGCAATCCGAGCGCTGAACGAAAAGTTACATCATGATGAACGAGTTACTCTCTCCCTTGTCCCCATCGCCGATGGACTTACTTTAGCAATCAAGCGACCTTAA
- a CDS encoding transposase — protein MSDILSLLQCLLPQINATTMRQLNQIILAMLAMSGRVTMLGISRWAGIGGSYRTMLRFFHTVIPWATLFWLFFRKHLFRANEVYLLAGDEVVVSKSGKKTYGLDRFFSSLANKPISGLSFFVLSLVSVEQRHSFPIQIEQVIKKDTQTKSTSTIEKPNKKEKRGRGRPKGSKNKNKKEVILTSELILIQKMIGSLFKLLANSISLTYLVVDGHFGNNNALQMARLVNLQIISKLRHDSALYFPYENPDSSKRSRRKYGDKLDYRNIPDKYLCKSAIEDDIQTDIYQATLIHKEFAQALNVVILVKTNLKTNACSHVIIFSSDLTLSFEKIIDYYKLRFQIEFNFRDAKQFWGLEDFMNLSQTAVTNASNLAFFMVNLSHHLLADFQQLNPGSGIIDLKAYHRGFRYVREMLKMLPEIPEPILLTQIFAKLTSLGRIHPVSTGVEPS, from the coding sequence ATGTCCGATATCTTATCACTGCTACAATGCTTGCTACCGCAGATAAACGCTACGACGATGCGGCAATTGAACCAGATAATCCTGGCTATGTTAGCGATGAGCGGACGAGTCACGATGTTGGGAATTTCCCGTTGGGCAGGCATTGGTGGTAGTTATCGGACGATGTTGCGGTTTTTTCATACAGTAATACCTTGGGCTACATTGTTTTGGCTATTTTTCCGCAAGCATTTGTTCCGTGCGAATGAGGTATATTTGCTTGCAGGAGATGAAGTTGTAGTCAGTAAATCGGGTAAAAAGACTTATGGATTAGATAGATTCTTTTCTAGCCTAGCCAATAAACCGATATCAGGATTATCTTTCTTTGTATTATCATTAGTGAGTGTTGAACAGAGGCACTCGTTTCCGATTCAGATAGAACAGGTAATAAAGAAAGATACTCAAACAAAAAGTACCTCGACAATCGAAAAACCAAACAAAAAAGAAAAGCGTGGGCGTGGACGACCAAAAGGAAGTAAAAACAAAAATAAAAAGGAAGTGATATTAACATCTGAATTAATACTAATTCAGAAAATGATTGGTTCACTATTCAAGTTATTAGCTAACTCTATTTCCCTCACCTACTTGGTAGTAGATGGTCATTTTGGTAACAACAATGCTTTGCAGATGGCACGTCTTGTCAACTTGCAGATAATTTCCAAATTGCGCCATGATTCAGCATTATACTTCCCTTATGAAAATCCTGACTCCAGTAAGCGCTCTCGTCGTAAATACGGTGATAAGCTAGACTATCGTAATATACCTGACAAATACTTATGTAAAAGTGCTATTGAGGATGATATTCAAACTGATATTTATCAAGCCACTCTTATTCACAAAGAATTTGCCCAAGCTCTCAATGTAGTGATTTTGGTCAAAACCAATCTTAAAACTAATGCTTGCAGCCATGTAATTATTTTTTCTAGCGACCTAACTCTGTCATTTGAAAAAATTATCGACTATTACAAACTCCGTTTCCAAATCGAGTTTAATTTTAGGGATGCCAAGCAGTTTTGGGGATTGGAAGATTTTATGAACCTGAGCCAAACTGCCGTGACTAATGCTTCTAATTTAGCATTTTTTATGGTCAATTTATCCCACCATCTTCTCGCTGATTTCCAGCAACTCAATCCCGGTTCTGGCATTATTGACCTTAAGGCTTACCATCGTGGTTTTCGATATGTTCGTGAAATGTTAAAAATGCTTCCCGAAATCCCTGAGCCTATTTTATTAACCCAGATTTTTGCCAAGCTTACTTCTTTAGGACGTATTCATCCCGTTTCCACTGGCGTTGAACCCTCGTAA
- a CDS encoding DUF1517 domain-containing protein: MRDTFNKMIGRTRYVVFRLFLHLGGGEVAPILGVLNSAGRDAIDVDGDLEVLGEGLVEISQTLLQYDEYWLSAANEGDVFFNEGEAGDYVNELFTDSAERYLSEPNYSSDSGLNEPLSIPVTRNVIVMITVAYEGEVPELETDLSNVQALKEGLKALINLHYKHRLKAIQVHFSPAQLGDELTSDQLLQYYPELIPL, encoded by the coding sequence ATGCGCGATACCTTTAATAAAATGATTGGTCGAACTCGCTATGTAGTGTTTCGCCTATTTCTGCACTTAGGGGGAGGTGAAGTAGCGCCAATTTTGGGAGTATTGAATAGTGCTGGACGGGATGCGATCGATGTCGATGGCGACTTAGAAGTTTTAGGAGAAGGATTGGTAGAAATTAGCCAAACCCTGCTGCAATATGATGAATATTGGCTTTCTGCTGCTAACGAAGGTGACGTATTTTTTAATGAAGGCGAAGCGGGGGATTACGTGAATGAATTATTTACTGACTCTGCCGAAAGATATCTCAGCGAACCAAATTACAGTTCTGACTCTGGATTGAATGAACCTTTATCTATACCTGTAACCCGCAACGTCATTGTGATGATTACAGTAGCTTATGAAGGAGAAGTACCAGAATTGGAAACCGATCTTTCTAACGTTCAGGCGCTCAAGGAAGGCTTGAAAGCATTGATAAATTTGCATTATAAACATAGATTAAAGGCAATCCAAGTACATTTCTCACCAGCACAGTTAGGCGATGAACTTACTAGCGATCAACTGTTGCAATATTACCCAGAATTGATTCCTTTGTAA